A genomic stretch from Corynebacterium terpenotabidum Y-11 includes:
- a CDS encoding M13 family metallopeptidase, giving the protein MTDAPEHTELPENITESARPIPRAADDLYRHVNGAWLASHEIPADRAVDGTFHQLRDRAELDVRSIVEAASADTRIGALYRSFMDEDGAAGIEQAGLGVLDADLDPVRAASSLEELVDVLARLDRSGVGGVLGFWTEKDAGGSGAAAGTEVAYLVQTGLGLPDEAYYREDQHAETRAAYREFVAGYLELTESQERPGRFAGTGESSAQAAADALLAFETDLAKGHWDTVSSRDAEKTYNPTAHADLPTAFPFAAWLEGVGITTENAPKVIVSQPSYLDHVATLVPGAGGHDLDDWKLWAYWRVVTSRAGKLPRVFSEASFDFYGRTLSGATEQRDRWKRALSLVNGTIGEDVGRVFVEKHFPPEDKQTMLDLVDHLLAAYRERITDLPWMTPVTRERALEKLSTFRARIGYPEVWRDFSGVSFSPDGADLLANYRAVTEFNHEFEVGKLGRPSDPELWFTTPQTVNAFYNPVRNDITFPAAILRPPFFEPGADMAGNFGAIGAVIGHEIGHGFDDQGSKYDGAGDLNDWWTDEDRAAFTALTDRLVAQYDGLVPTGLADRGQTEHTVNGAFTLGENIGDLGGLGIAVVALKRWLADQGLTVETAPTAPVEGLAGEFTVLQRFFLRWAQIWQTAIRPQMAAQYVAIDPHSPGEYRCNVVVSNVAEFYTAFDVSPGDGMWLDADQRVTIW; this is encoded by the coding sequence ATGACTGACGCCCCTGAGCACACCGAGCTTCCCGAGAACATCACCGAGTCCGCGCGTCCGATCCCGCGGGCCGCGGATGATCTGTACCGGCACGTCAACGGCGCCTGGCTGGCGTCCCACGAGATTCCCGCCGACCGAGCCGTCGACGGGACCTTCCACCAGCTGCGCGACCGGGCCGAACTCGACGTCCGGTCGATTGTCGAGGCCGCGTCCGCCGACACCCGGATCGGCGCCCTCTACCGCTCCTTCATGGACGAGGACGGCGCCGCCGGGATCGAGCAGGCCGGACTGGGCGTTCTCGACGCCGACCTGGACCCGGTGCGGGCGGCGTCATCGTTGGAAGAGCTGGTGGATGTCCTCGCCCGGCTCGACCGCAGCGGCGTGGGCGGGGTCCTGGGATTCTGGACCGAGAAGGACGCCGGGGGATCCGGTGCCGCCGCGGGCACCGAGGTGGCCTACCTGGTGCAGACCGGGCTGGGCCTGCCCGACGAGGCGTACTACCGCGAGGACCAGCATGCGGAGACCCGGGCCGCATACCGGGAGTTCGTCGCCGGATACCTGGAACTCACCGAGTCACAGGAGCGTCCGGGCCGGTTCGCCGGAACCGGGGAATCCTCGGCGCAGGCTGCCGCGGACGCTCTCCTCGCCTTTGAGACCGACCTCGCGAAGGGCCACTGGGACACAGTCTCCAGCCGGGATGCGGAGAAGACCTACAATCCCACCGCGCATGCCGATCTGCCCACCGCCTTCCCCTTCGCCGCCTGGCTCGAGGGAGTGGGCATCACCACGGAGAATGCGCCGAAGGTCATCGTCAGCCAGCCGAGCTACCTCGACCATGTCGCCACGCTGGTGCCCGGCGCGGGCGGGCACGATCTCGACGACTGGAAGCTGTGGGCGTACTGGCGGGTCGTCACCTCCCGGGCCGGGAAACTGCCGCGGGTGTTCTCCGAAGCCAGCTTCGACTTCTACGGCCGGACCCTGTCGGGGGCGACCGAACAGCGTGACCGGTGGAAGCGGGCCCTGTCACTGGTCAACGGCACCATCGGTGAGGACGTCGGCCGGGTGTTCGTCGAGAAGCACTTCCCGCCGGAGGACAAGCAGACGATGCTCGACCTCGTCGACCACCTGCTCGCCGCCTACCGGGAGCGGATCACCGACCTGCCATGGATGACGCCGGTGACCCGAGAGCGTGCGCTGGAGAAGTTGTCCACCTTCCGCGCCCGGATCGGCTACCCGGAGGTGTGGCGGGACTTCTCCGGGGTCTCGTTCAGCCCGGACGGGGCCGACCTGCTCGCCAACTACCGAGCGGTCACCGAGTTCAACCACGAGTTCGAGGTCGGCAAACTGGGCAGGCCCTCCGACCCGGAGCTGTGGTTCACCACCCCGCAGACCGTCAACGCCTTCTACAACCCGGTCCGCAACGACATCACCTTCCCCGCCGCGATCCTGCGTCCCCCCTTCTTCGAACCGGGCGCCGACATGGCCGGCAACTTCGGGGCGATCGGCGCGGTCATCGGCCACGAGATCGGCCACGGCTTCGACGACCAGGGGTCCAAGTACGACGGTGCCGGGGACCTCAACGACTGGTGGACTGACGAGGACCGGGCCGCCTTCACCGCACTCACCGACCGGCTCGTCGCCCAGTATGACGGGCTGGTCCCGACCGGACTGGCCGACCGCGGGCAGACCGAGCACACCGTCAACGGGGCGTTCACCCTCGGCGAGAACATCGGTGACCTCGGTGGGCTCGGCATCGCCGTCGTCGCGTTGAAGCGGTGGCTCGCTGACCAGGGACTGACCGTGGAGACCGCCCCGACCGCTCCGGTCGAGGGCCTGGCGGGCGAATTCACCGTCCTGCAGCGCTTCTTCCTGCGGTGGGCGCAGATCTGGCAGACCGCGATCCGCCCGCAGATGGCGGCCCAGTATGTGGCGATCGACCCGCACTCCCCCGGCGAGTACCGGTGCAATGTGGTCGTGTCGAATGTGGCCGAGTTCTACACCGCCTTTGACGTCTCCCCCGGCGACGGCATGTGGCTGGACGCCGACCAGCGGGTGACGATCTGGTGA
- a CDS encoding PrsW family intramembrane metalloprotease: MTVPASGTPGWEITSVPRAWHDTWPRDQRPRLGIFWDVFTVSLLFLTLGCALMTGLIVVGGAFFPGPGPTFLALGIGVVFVLVIWFLFSRSILYRGTPVHLALAAVLWGVTGGVVLGGFTSSNHISELAVGWGTPQIAWSLAGAWPEETAKGLGVVLLLFAGRTWWNRPWHGLVAGVLIGLGFEAFENALYAISLAPAHASSDMAGVVEIWLFRLVAGPLLHALCTGLVGYAIGTALLRSNLAVRQRAGWVVGGWAAGFAVHALWNLAPGWEADSPAASLVRLALVWTGGAAVLVIAVIRSSREARAAADAGLYPVVTIYRKITEPVAVPWMPGYPASGPGLTGPVMTGPGMVGPGMLPSQLPPQVPPQLPSGHLPGYPGTTAPDDPARPSRWTSGTS; encoded by the coding sequence ATGACTGTTCCTGCTTCCGGCACTCCCGGCTGGGAGATCACCTCCGTCCCCCGCGCCTGGCATGACACCTGGCCACGGGATCAGCGTCCTCGCCTGGGGATCTTCTGGGACGTCTTCACTGTCTCGCTGCTGTTCCTCACGCTCGGCTGCGCCCTGATGACCGGATTGATCGTCGTCGGCGGAGCGTTCTTCCCCGGCCCCGGACCGACATTCCTCGCCCTCGGGATCGGTGTGGTGTTTGTCCTGGTGATCTGGTTCCTGTTCTCCCGGTCGATCCTCTACCGCGGGACGCCGGTGCACCTCGCCCTGGCCGCTGTCCTGTGGGGTGTGACCGGCGGAGTGGTCCTCGGCGGTTTCACCTCGAGCAACCACATCTCCGAGTTGGCCGTCGGTTGGGGAACGCCACAGATCGCCTGGTCATTGGCCGGGGCCTGGCCGGAGGAGACCGCCAAGGGCCTGGGCGTGGTGTTGCTGCTGTTCGCCGGTCGAACCTGGTGGAACCGGCCGTGGCACGGCCTGGTCGCCGGCGTGCTCATCGGCCTCGGCTTCGAGGCGTTCGAGAATGCCCTGTACGCGATCAGTCTCGCCCCGGCCCATGCGTCCTCCGATATGGCCGGCGTGGTGGAGATCTGGCTGTTCCGTCTGGTGGCCGGGCCACTGCTGCACGCGTTGTGCACCGGTCTCGTCGGTTACGCCATCGGTACCGCTCTGCTGCGCAGCAACCTGGCTGTCCGGCAACGGGCCGGATGGGTCGTGGGCGGCTGGGCCGCGGGTTTCGCGGTCCACGCCCTGTGGAACCTTGCCCCGGGCTGGGAAGCGGACAGTCCCGCCGCGTCCCTGGTCCGCCTGGCGCTGGTGTGGACCGGCGGCGCGGCGGTGCTGGTCATCGCCGTGATCCGCAGTTCACGGGAGGCCAGAGCGGCGGCGGACGCCGGGCTGTACCCGGTGGTGACGATCTACCGGAAGATCACGGAGCCTGTCGCGGTGCCGTGGATGCCGGGATATCCGGCGTCCGGGCCAGGGCTGACCGGGCCGGTAATGACCGGACCAGGAATGGTCGGACCAGGAATGCTGCCGTCGCAACTGCCGCCGCAGGTACCGCCGCAGCTACCGTCGGGACACCTTCCCGGATACCCGGGCACGACGGCACCCGACGACCCGGCCCGTCCGTCCCGATGGACGTCCGGCACGTCCTGA